From Populus trichocarpa isolate Nisqually-1 chromosome 19, P.trichocarpa_v4.1, whole genome shotgun sequence, a single genomic window includes:
- the LOC18108279 gene encoding LOW QUALITY PROTEIN: terpene synthase 10 (The sequence of the model RefSeq protein was modified relative to this genomic sequence to represent the inferred CDS: inserted 2 bases in 1 codon; substituted 3 bases at 3 genomic stop codons): MAPTHLDSSFSTLPTLASPSRPLVEFVSSKNYRSVPTKGRCMDATGADDQIVRRSANXQTSIXEYDFVQSLTSKYKGEQCIARSEKLKANIRMMLANASKPLDQLELINTLERLGLSYHFVDEIKSTLKSLFDENHIENTETVHDLYAIALEFRLLRQRGYHVPQEVFNHFKDEQGNFRAWIHDDLKGMLNLYEASYFLVEGENILEDARDFTTKNLENYVKKCNTXYSELVSHALELPLAWRMLRLEAHWFINLYETKTDMEPVLLELAKLDFNMVQAVHQEDLKDSSRWWKNTGLGEKLDFARDRLMVYLLWSVGIIFEPQFGNCRRMLTKLNSLVTTVDDVYDVHGTLDELELFTDAIVKWDLNFMDRLPAYMKLCFFALFNTINKIAYDILRDQGVDNLPLFEKAWANLCKSHLLEAKXYYSGYTPTLQEYLDNAWISVGAPLAIVHAYFYASNPTTEEASHFMEEYPDTIRWSSMILRLADDLGTSSDERKREDVSKSIQCYMYETEASEEEARDHVKKLMSNAWKKINAYQFSNAHISQTIIGVAVNLARAAQCIYQYGDGHAIEHLETKDRVMSLLIKPL; the protein is encoded by the exons ATGGCTCCTACCCACTTGGATTCATCGTTTAGCACTCTCCCCACATTAGCATCTCCTAGTCGACCCTTAGTAGAATTTGTATCAAGCAAGAATTATCGCTC ggTACCTACTAAAGGTCGATGCATGGATGCCACCGGAGCTGATGACCAAATTGTCCGGAGGTCGGCAAATTAGCAAACTTCCATATGAGAGTATGATTTTGTTCAGTCACTGACTAGTAAATATAAG GGAGAGCAATGCATAGCGCGAAGCGAAAAGCTGAAGGCAAATATAAGGATGATGCTGGCGAATGCATCGAAACCCTTGGATCAACTTGAGCTAATCAATACCTTGGAAAGACTTGGATTATCTTACCATTTCGTTGATGAAATAAAGAGCACTTTGAAGAGCTTATTTGATGAAAATCATATAGAGAATACAGAGACAGTGCATGATTTGTATGCTATTGCTCTAGAATTTCGACTCTTACGGCAGCGTGGATATCATGTACCTCAAG AGGTTTTCAATCATTTCAAGGATGAACAAGGAAACTTTAGGGCATGGATTCATGACGATTTGAAGGGAATGCTAAACCTGTATGAAGCTTCATACTTCTTGGTAGAAGGTGAGAACATATTAGAAGATGCAAGAGACTTCACCACCAAAAATCTTGAAAACTATGTCAAGAAGTGCAACAC ATATTCAGAGTTGGTGAGCCATGCCTTGGAGCTTCCATTGGCTTGGAGGATGCTAAGATTGGAGGCCCATTGGTTCATCAATTTGTATGAAACTAAAACTGATATGGAACCTGTTTTGTTAGAACTAGCAAAACTAGATTTCAACATGGTACAAGCAGTACATCAAGAAGATCTGAAAGATTCATCTAG GTGGTGGAAGAATACAGGACTTGGAGAAAAGTTGGATTTTGCCAGGGACAGGCTAATGGTGTATCTCTTATGGAGTGTGGGGATTATATTTGAACCTCAGTTTGGTAATTGCAGGAGAATGCTAACAAAACTTAATTCACTTGTAACAACAGTTGATGATGTTTATGATGTCCATGGTACCTTAGATGAGCTTGAGCTATTCACAGATGCCATTGTAAA ATGGGATCTAAATTTCATGGATCGTCTTCCAGCCTatatgaaattatgtttttttgcattgttcaatacaataaacaaaaTTGCTTACGATATTCTACGGGATCAAGGAGTGGACAACCTCCCCTTATTTGAGAAAgcg TGGGCAAATTTATGTAAATCACATTTGTTGGAAGCTAAGTGATACTACAGTGGATATACTCCAACTCTTCAAGAATACTTAGATAATGCATGGATTTCAGTTGGAGCACCATTGGCTATTGttcatgcatatttttatgCTTCGAATCCAACAACAGAGGAGGCCTCGCATTTCATGGAGGAATACCCAGATACAATTCGATGGTCATCCATGATTTTACGCCTTGCTGATGATCTTGGAACCTCCTC agatgaaaggaaaagagaagacgtttccaaatcaatccaatgttacATGTACGAAACTGAAGCTTCTGAAGAAGAAGCTCGTGATCATGTAAAGAAATTAATGAGCAATGcatggaagaaaataaatgcTTATCAATTTTCTAATGCCCATATCTCTCAAACTATCATTGGTGTTGCAGTCAACCTTGCACGAGCGGCACAATGCATTTACCAATATGGAGATGGGCATGCTATTGAACATCTTGAAACCAAGGATCGGGTGATGTCCTTACTTATTAAgcctttataa